In Saccharothrix syringae, the following are encoded in one genomic region:
- a CDS encoding DUF952 domain-containing protein, translated as MILRISSRDDWARDREAGAIPLDPDGFVHCSDPGTVHLPANRLYAGRHDLVLLVVDPGGLPVLWEPGEAGEAGPWFPHVYGPIPADQVVAVHEFAPDADGAFRPLPVL; from the coding sequence GTGATCCTGCGGATCAGCAGCAGGGACGACTGGGCGCGCGACCGCGAGGCCGGCGCGATCCCGCTCGACCCGGACGGGTTCGTGCACTGCTCGGACCCCGGCACGGTGCACCTGCCCGCGAACCGGCTGTACGCGGGCAGGCACGACCTCGTGCTGCTGGTGGTCGACCCGGGCGGCCTGCCGGTGCTGTGGGAACCGGGCGAGGCGGGCGAGGCCGGCCCGTGGTTCCCGCACGTCTACGGGCCGATCCCGGCCGACCAGGTGGTGGCCGTGCACGAGTTCGCCCCGGACGCCGACGGCGCGTTCCGGCCGCTGCCCGTGCTGTGA
- a CDS encoding ferritin, translating into MALNLTKISSARESKFHDLLRAQVRNEFTASQQYVAIAVWYDGNDLPRLAAHFYKQALEERNHAMMIVQYLLDSGLPVTIPGVDEVRNDFAAPREPVALALEQEKAVTEQVVALAKTARDEGDYLGEQFLQWFLKEQVEEVASMSTLLTVVDRAEGNLFHVEAFLAREAVAEGTDPTAPRAAGGAL; encoded by the coding sequence ATGGCCCTCAACCTGACGAAGATTTCCTCCGCGCGCGAGTCGAAGTTCCACGACCTGCTGCGGGCGCAGGTTCGCAACGAGTTCACCGCCTCGCAGCAGTACGTGGCCATCGCGGTGTGGTACGACGGCAACGACCTGCCCAGGCTGGCCGCGCACTTCTACAAGCAGGCCCTCGAAGAGCGCAACCACGCGATGATGATCGTGCAGTACCTGCTGGACAGCGGGCTGCCGGTGACCATTCCGGGCGTGGACGAGGTGCGCAACGACTTCGCCGCCCCGCGCGAGCCGGTCGCGCTGGCGCTGGAGCAGGAGAAGGCGGTCACCGAGCAGGTCGTGGCGCTCGCCAAGACCGCCCGCGACGAGGGCGACTACCTCGGCGAGCAGTTCCTCCAGTGGTTCCTCAAGGAGCAGGTCGAGGAGGTCGCGTCGATGAGCACGCTGCTCACCGTCGTGGACCGGGCCGAGGGCAACCTGTTCCACGTGGAGGCATTCCTGGCCCGCGAGGCCGTGGCCGAGGGGACCGACCCGACCGCCCCGCGCGCCGCGGGCGGCGCCCTCTAG
- a CDS encoding arginine deiminase: MTAHIAQTAAPDAAPAPAPRVDSEVGPLRTVLLHRPGAELKRLTPRNNDQLLFDGVPWVDRAQEEHDAFAEVLRGRGAEVLLLSDLLVAALHDDRARIAGIHSAVDERRLGIDLADALRSHLASIGPEPLATALMTGMTFEELPAAEGASLVRKMHHPHDFAVAPLPNLLFTRDSSVWVGDRVAITSLALPARDRETALTDLIYAYHPRFRRTGRAYGAHSAPVEGGDVLLLAPGVLAIGVGERTTPAGAESFARSALADGLAHTVLAVPITQERATMHLDTVCTMVDRDAVVMYPAVRDTLDAYPVRSDGAGGVVVDDRRPFLEAAAEAMGIERLRVIDTGLDPVTAEREQWDDGNNTLAVAPGLVVAYERNVETNARLEDAGVEVLRISGSELGSGRGGPRCMSCPIDRAPLV, encoded by the coding sequence GTGACTGCGCACATCGCCCAGACCGCGGCCCCCGACGCCGCCCCCGCCCCGGCACCCCGGGTCGACAGCGAGGTCGGCCCCCTGCGCACGGTGCTGCTGCACCGCCCCGGCGCCGAGCTGAAGCGGCTGACCCCGCGCAACAACGACCAGCTGCTGTTCGACGGCGTGCCGTGGGTCGACCGGGCCCAGGAGGAGCACGACGCGTTCGCCGAGGTGCTGCGCGGGCGCGGCGCGGAGGTGCTGCTGCTGTCGGACCTGCTGGTCGCCGCCCTGCACGACGACCGGGCGCGGATCGCGGGCATCCACAGCGCGGTCGACGAGCGGCGGCTGGGCATCGACCTGGCCGACGCGCTGCGCTCCCACCTCGCCTCGATCGGCCCGGAGCCGCTGGCCACCGCGCTGATGACCGGCATGACGTTCGAGGAGCTGCCGGCGGCCGAGGGCGCGTCGCTGGTGCGCAAGATGCACCACCCGCACGACTTCGCGGTGGCCCCGCTGCCCAACCTGCTGTTCACCCGCGACTCGTCGGTGTGGGTGGGCGACCGGGTGGCGATCACGTCGCTGGCGCTGCCCGCGCGCGACCGGGAGACCGCGCTGACCGACCTGATCTACGCCTACCACCCGCGGTTCCGCCGGACCGGCCGCGCCTACGGGGCGCACTCCGCGCCGGTCGAGGGCGGCGACGTGCTGCTGCTCGCGCCGGGCGTGCTGGCCATCGGCGTCGGCGAGCGCACCACGCCCGCGGGCGCCGAGTCGTTCGCCCGGTCCGCGCTGGCCGACGGCCTGGCGCACACCGTGCTGGCGGTGCCGATCACGCAGGAGCGGGCGACCATGCACCTGGACACGGTGTGCACGATGGTCGACCGCGACGCCGTGGTGATGTACCCGGCGGTGCGCGACACCCTGGACGCCTACCCGGTGCGGTCCGACGGCGCCGGCGGGGTCGTGGTGGACGACCGGCGGCCGTTCCTGGAGGCGGCGGCCGAGGCGATGGGCATCGAGCGGCTGCGCGTGATCGACACCGGCCTGGACCCGGTGACCGCCGAGCGCGAGCAGTGGGACGACGGCAACAACACCCTGGCCGTGGCGCCCGGCCTGGTCGTGGCCTACGAGCGGAACGTGGAGACCAACGCGCGCCTGGAGGACGCCGGCGTGGAGGTGCTGCGGATCAGCGGCTCCGAACTGGGCTCCGGCCGCGGCGGGCCGCGCTGCATGTCGTGCCCGATCGACCGCGCGCCACTCGTGTGA
- a CDS encoding caspase, EACC1-associated type gives MGRHALLVATGEYSDVRLSRLRAPGQDVERLAAVLEDPDVGGFTSVEVLRDRPDDEVRRAVEDLLAPRAPDDLVLLYFSCHGLVTPQRRLYFAAANTVSDRPAGTAIPRSFLNEQLEDCRAAGRVLVLDCCFSGAFVEGFKGEAAVLDDVGEGYVVMTASNAYEYAFEQDSLSLDAPVASLFTDVLIEGLAGGGADLDGDGWVDVAELFRYAREQVRVRRPDQTPQFFAHGASAPVRIARAGAPSRRVPRRAASYTAGQLLVLRGFRAAADPVCRTLGPMGRRAVVFVDGRPEEMADSSAIVAAYRPDDPRDSLGASYVRELVEEVRREAGDGAASAVAVARGALGGLVEAMREGHNPVRLMRGVEAAAARAVELVGAAAVPLGEEDVRTLATTASGSERIGAVVATVSGRVGWRGPVLVEEGRGFGLEFEIGRGLRIDAGYASGGFVTDPVRREVVLDNPVVLLHAGYLTDDVIREMPDEDLLVVCEGLSHEALVALLRPGGERAVAAVVVDPAERTRLARVVLDRGVLEVAATTSRGRAGKAVVTAHDTVVFTGWPSDEHPAGLIRAGGAEVGVVERAVRAVRGAATSGVIRGGGVALAEVGARVAAEATGTEEEVAGWRAFAAALAEPSARIAENAALAVADLDPSRLDSAGTARVVVAAAARTASRFLLVA, from the coding sequence GTGGGCAGGCACGCCCTGCTGGTCGCGACCGGCGAGTACTCCGACGTGCGGCTGAGCCGGCTGCGCGCGCCCGGGCAGGACGTGGAACGGCTCGCCGCCGTGCTGGAGGACCCCGACGTCGGCGGGTTCACCTCCGTCGAGGTGCTGCGGGACCGGCCCGACGACGAGGTCCGGCGCGCGGTGGAGGACCTGCTCGCGCCCCGCGCCCCCGACGACCTGGTGCTGCTGTACTTCTCGTGCCACGGCCTGGTCACCCCCCAGCGGCGCCTGTACTTCGCCGCGGCCAACACCGTGAGCGACCGGCCCGCGGGCACCGCGATCCCGCGGTCGTTCCTCAACGAGCAGTTGGAGGACTGCCGGGCGGCCGGGCGCGTGCTGGTGCTCGACTGCTGCTTCAGCGGCGCGTTCGTCGAGGGCTTCAAGGGCGAGGCCGCGGTCCTGGACGACGTGGGCGAGGGGTACGTGGTGATGACCGCGTCCAACGCCTACGAGTACGCCTTCGAGCAGGACTCGCTGTCGCTGGACGCGCCGGTGGCGTCGCTGTTCACCGACGTGCTGATCGAGGGCCTGGCCGGTGGCGGCGCCGACCTCGACGGCGACGGGTGGGTCGACGTGGCCGAGCTGTTCCGGTACGCGCGGGAGCAGGTGCGGGTCCGCCGGCCCGACCAGACGCCGCAGTTCTTCGCGCACGGGGCGTCCGCGCCGGTGCGGATCGCGCGTGCCGGGGCTCCGTCGAGGCGCGTGCCGCGGCGCGCGGCCTCGTACACGGCCGGTCAGCTGCTGGTGCTGCGCGGGTTCCGGGCGGCGGCCGACCCGGTGTGCCGGACGCTGGGGCCGATGGGGCGGCGGGCCGTGGTGTTCGTCGACGGCCGGCCGGAGGAGATGGCGGATTCGTCGGCCATCGTCGCGGCGTACCGGCCCGACGACCCGCGCGACTCGCTGGGCGCCTCCTACGTGCGGGAGTTGGTGGAGGAGGTGCGGCGGGAGGCCGGTGACGGGGCGGCGTCGGCGGTGGCCGTGGCGCGCGGGGCGCTCGGCGGGCTGGTCGAGGCGATGCGCGAGGGCCACAACCCGGTGCGGTTGATGCGCGGGGTGGAGGCGGCGGCGGCGCGGGCGGTGGAGCTGGTCGGGGCGGCGGCCGTGCCGTTGGGGGAGGAGGACGTGCGCACGCTCGCCACGACCGCTTCCGGCAGCGAGCGGATCGGGGCGGTGGTCGCGACCGTGTCCGGCAGGGTCGGGTGGCGGGGGCCGGTCCTGGTCGAGGAGGGCAGGGGCTTCGGCCTGGAGTTCGAGATCGGTCGTGGGCTGCGGATCGACGCGGGGTACGCGTCCGGCGGGTTCGTCACCGACCCGGTGCGGCGCGAGGTGGTGCTGGACAACCCGGTGGTGCTGCTGCACGCCGGGTACCTGACCGACGACGTGATCAGGGAGATGCCGGACGAGGACCTGCTGGTCGTGTGCGAAGGGCTGTCCCACGAGGCCCTGGTGGCGCTGCTGCGGCCCGGTGGGGAGCGGGCGGTCGCCGCCGTGGTCGTCGACCCCGCCGAGCGCACCCGACTGGCCCGGGTGGTCCTCGACCGGGGCGTGCTGGAGGTGGCGGCGACGACGTCGCGCGGGCGGGCCGGGAAAGCGGTGGTCACCGCGCACGACACGGTGGTGTTCACCGGGTGGCCGTCGGACGAGCACCCGGCCGGCCTGATCCGCGCGGGCGGTGCGGAAGTCGGGGTGGTGGAGCGCGCCGTGCGCGCGGTGCGCGGCGCGGCCACCTCGGGGGTCATCCGGGGCGGCGGGGTGGCGTTGGCCGAGGTCGGCGCGCGGGTGGCGGCCGAGGCGACCGGCACGGAGGAGGAGGTCGCGGGGTGGCGGGCGTTCGCCGCTGCGCTGGCCGAGCCCTCCGCGCGGATCGCGGAGAACGCGGCGCTGGCCGTGGCGGACCTGGACCCGTCCCGGCTCGACTCGGCCGGCACGGCCCGGGTCGTGGTGGCCGCCGCGGCCCGCACCGCGTCCCGCTTCCTGCTGGTCGCCTGA
- a CDS encoding alpha/beta hydrolase family protein, whose amino-acid sequence MRTKVLTAATAATAATLAALLTATPANATPTNADPTTVSSATAGLATAGLTSAGPATAGPATPATTAAAARITVPEPTGRYAVGTAELHLVDDRPDPWRPDRPREVMATIAYPAERSHAPRAPWMAPGVAAGVDQLASALFGTPPGAVDWASPRRHARTDAPPARGRWPVLLFSPGLGSVRELHAGVTDDLASRGYVVVSMSHTHESVAVEFPDGRVEPPLLDVEDPEDRRTAIEARIADTRFVLDELARFDHADLSRVGAFGHSYGGFTAGETMVRDRRIDVGANLDGALAVSTDEADYQPGEVVTRGLDRPFLLVGSELVDSDTGARVPHTHRERAVDPTWADFWPNQRGWKRDLFFEGSRHNSFTDLQFAIPQLGGVLTPEQQQAIVGTIDPGRSLEAQRDYLAAYFDLHLKGRPTGLFRGDSPRHPDVHLVG is encoded by the coding sequence ATGCGCACGAAAGTGTTGACCGCGGCCACCGCCGCAACCGCCGCCACGCTGGCCGCACTCCTCACCGCCACCCCGGCCAACGCCACCCCGACCAACGCGGACCCGACCACGGTCAGCTCAGCCACCGCCGGCCTAGCCACCGCCGGCCTGACCAGCGCCGGCCCAGCCACCGCCGGCCCAGCCACCCCGGCCACCACCGCAGCCGCCGCGCGGATCACCGTGCCCGAACCGACCGGCCGGTACGCGGTCGGCACCGCGGAGCTGCACCTGGTCGACGACCGGCCCGACCCGTGGCGCCCGGACCGCCCCCGCGAGGTCATGGCCACCATCGCCTACCCCGCCGAGCGCTCCCACGCCCCGCGCGCACCGTGGATGGCACCCGGCGTGGCCGCGGGCGTGGACCAGCTCGCCTCGGCGCTCTTCGGCACGCCGCCGGGCGCGGTGGACTGGGCCTCGCCCCGCCGGCACGCCCGGACCGACGCGCCTCCGGCCCGCGGGCGGTGGCCGGTCCTGCTGTTCTCGCCGGGCCTCGGCTCGGTGCGCGAGCTGCACGCGGGCGTGACCGACGACCTGGCCAGCCGCGGCTACGTGGTGGTGTCGATGTCGCACACGCACGAGTCGGTCGCGGTCGAGTTCCCCGACGGGCGGGTCGAACCGCCGCTGCTCGACGTGGAAGACCCGGAGGACCGCCGCACCGCCATCGAGGCGCGGATCGCCGACACCCGGTTCGTCCTCGACGAGCTGGCCCGGTTCGACCACGCGGACCTGTCGCGGGTCGGCGCGTTCGGCCACTCGTACGGCGGCTTCACCGCGGGCGAGACCATGGTGCGCGACCGGCGCATCGACGTCGGCGCCAACCTCGACGGCGCGCTGGCCGTGTCCACCGACGAGGCCGACTACCAGCCCGGCGAGGTGGTCACCCGGGGCCTCGACCGGCCGTTCCTGCTGGTGGGCAGCGAACTCGTGGACTCGGACACCGGCGCGCGGGTCCCGCACACCCACCGCGAGCGCGCGGTCGACCCGACGTGGGCGGACTTCTGGCCGAACCAGCGCGGCTGGAAGCGCGACCTGTTCTTCGAGGGCAGCAGGCACAACAGCTTCACCGACCTCCAGTTCGCCATCCCGCAGCTCGGCGGCGTGCTCACCCCGGAGCAGCAGCAGGCGATCGTCGGCACGATCGACCCCGGGCGCTCGCTGGAAGCGCAGCGCGACTACCTGGCCGCCTACTTCGACCTGCACCTGAAGGGACGGCCCACCGGCCTGTTCCGCGGCGACTCACCGCGCCACCCGGACGTCCACCTGGTCGGGTGA
- a CDS encoding CPBP family intramembrane glutamic endopeptidase, with protein MIEPLDARERRGYQVELLLVFAMTLGLSGLRSLVRLLDSLLNPVPLNEQKVAINVPQARFDLLDLLAQLLGVVQLAAWGGLGLYLLWRGGVRLRALGLDRTRVGPDALGSLGLAAVIGIPGVVFYLVAWNLGLNLAVQPSTLDESWWRGAVLILSAAGNAWAEEVLVVGYLITRLRQLGWREGTALLASAVLRGSYHLYQGFGGFVGNVVMGLVFGKVWQRTNRLWVLVVAHTLLDVVAFVGYSLLRGRVDWLP; from the coding sequence GTGATCGAACCACTCGACGCCCGGGAGCGCCGCGGTTACCAGGTCGAGCTGCTGCTCGTCTTCGCGATGACGCTCGGCCTGTCCGGGCTGCGCAGCCTGGTGCGCCTGCTGGACAGCCTGCTCAACCCCGTGCCGCTCAACGAGCAGAAGGTCGCGATCAACGTCCCGCAGGCGCGGTTCGACCTGCTCGACCTGCTCGCGCAGCTGCTGGGCGTGGTGCAGCTGGCCGCGTGGGGCGGGCTCGGCCTGTACCTGCTGTGGCGCGGCGGGGTGCGGCTGCGGGCCCTCGGGCTCGACCGCACCCGCGTCGGGCCGGACGCGCTGGGCAGCCTCGGGCTGGCCGCCGTCATCGGCATCCCGGGCGTGGTGTTCTACCTGGTCGCCTGGAACCTGGGCCTGAACCTGGCGGTGCAGCCGTCCACGCTCGACGAGTCGTGGTGGCGCGGCGCGGTGCTGATCCTGTCCGCGGCGGGCAACGCGTGGGCGGAGGAGGTGCTGGTCGTCGGCTACCTGATCACGCGGTTGCGGCAGCTCGGGTGGCGCGAGGGCACGGCCCTGCTGGCCAGCGCCGTGCTGCGCGGCTCTTACCACCTCTACCAGGGCTTCGGCGGGTTCGTCGGCAACGTGGTGATGGGCCTGGTGTTCGGCAAGGTGTGGCAGCGGACCAACCGGCTGTGGGTGCTGGTCGTCGCGCACACCCTGCTCGACGTGGTCGCGTTCGTCGGCTACTCGCTGCTGCGCGGGCGCGTCGACTGGTTGCCGTAA
- a CDS encoding DUF2470 domain-containing protein encodes MNETRRPPAPHPAERARTIAARGGRAALLPSDGSESRVTPLLHHVHPRGDATLLLRDEHPLVGALRAAEVTAMLEVADHAPVPLREPVRGLLWLTGWLRALDGREAREAALEVADERPDPRLLDVGHGVSVVRLVPASLVVADAESTTSLRPELFAQAEPDPFAAHEDHWLRHLELSHRDVVGLLSQHLPEHLRGGHVRPLGLDRFGLRLRVEMADEDHDVRIAFSRPVGTSQELAVELRRLMGCPFLAQRR; translated from the coding sequence GTGAACGAGACGCGTCGACCGCCCGCCCCGCACCCGGCGGAGCGAGCGCGCACGATCGCCGCCCGGGGTGGGCGCGCGGCCCTGTTGCCGTCGGACGGCTCCGAGAGCCGGGTGACGCCGCTGCTGCACCACGTGCACCCGCGCGGGGACGCGACGCTCCTGCTGCGCGACGAGCACCCGCTGGTCGGGGCGCTCCGCGCGGCCGAGGTGACCGCGATGCTGGAGGTCGCCGACCACGCGCCGGTGCCGCTGCGGGAGCCCGTGCGCGGCCTGCTGTGGCTCACCGGCTGGCTGCGCGCGCTCGACGGGCGGGAGGCCCGCGAGGCGGCGCTGGAGGTGGCCGACGAGCGCCCGGACCCGCGCCTGCTGGACGTCGGGCACGGCGTGAGCGTGGTCAGGCTGGTCCCGGCGTCGCTGGTGGTGGCCGACGCGGAGAGCACCACGTCGCTGCGCCCGGAGCTGTTCGCGCAGGCCGAGCCCGACCCGTTCGCCGCGCACGAGGACCACTGGCTGCGGCACCTGGAGCTGTCGCACCGGGACGTGGTGGGCCTGCTCTCCCAGCACCTGCCCGAGCACCTGCGGGGCGGCCACGTGCGCCCGCTGGGCCTGGACCGCTTCGGCCTGCGGCTGCGGGTGGAGATGGCCGACGAGGACCACGACGTGCGGATCGCGTTCTCCCGCCCGGTCGGCACCTCGCAGGAGCTGGCCGTCGAGCTGCGCCGGCTGATGGGCTGCCCGTTCCTGGCGCAGCGCCGTTAA
- a CDS encoding VWA domain-containing protein, translated as MSHDTAGERQRRWRLLLGGAAGDLGVLGDDDRRRDSALTGLYGGGGGGDAPEAGGKRSAGLGGSSPVLHRWLGDIRTYFPSSVVQVMQRDAVERLGLRQLLLEPELLSAVEPDVSLVGTLVSLSNAIPARTRETARAVVRRVVEDIERRLADRLLAAVRGAIDHSRRTSRPRLSDVDWGRTIRANLRHYQPEQRTVVVQDLVGNSRRSRQASLRDVVLLVDQSGSMAESVVYSAVLGASLASLKSVETRLVVFDTEVVDLTEQLRDPVDLLFSTQLGGGTDINRAVAYGQSLVRRPTDTVMVLISDLYEGGVARELQRRVRELVSSGVTVVVLLALSDSGTPSYDHELAARLSELGAPAFACTPDRFPELLATALRREDVAAWAEQSGIPVGR; from the coding sequence GTGAGCCACGATACCGCAGGTGAGCGCCAGCGCCGGTGGCGGTTGCTGCTCGGTGGGGCGGCCGGTGATCTCGGGGTGCTCGGCGATGACGACCGGCGCCGGGACTCGGCGTTGACCGGCCTCTACGGCGGCGGGGGTGGGGGTGACGCGCCCGAGGCCGGCGGCAAGCGCAGTGCCGGGTTGGGGGGTTCTTCGCCGGTGCTGCACCGGTGGCTGGGGGACATCCGCACGTACTTCCCCAGCTCGGTCGTCCAGGTCATGCAGCGGGACGCGGTGGAGCGGTTGGGGTTGCGCCAGTTGCTGCTGGAGCCGGAGTTGCTGTCCGCGGTCGAACCCGACGTGAGTCTGGTCGGGACGCTCGTCTCGCTGTCCAACGCCATCCCCGCGCGGACCCGGGAGACCGCTCGCGCCGTGGTGCGCCGCGTGGTCGAGGACATCGAGCGGCGGTTGGCCGACCGGCTGCTCGCGGCCGTCCGGGGGGCGATCGACCACTCGCGCCGGACGAGCCGGCCTCGTCTGTCCGATGTGGACTGGGGGCGCACGATCCGGGCGAACCTGCGGCACTACCAGCCGGAGCAGCGGACCGTGGTGGTGCAGGACCTGGTGGGCAACAGCCGGCGCAGCAGGCAGGCTTCGCTGCGGGACGTCGTGCTGCTGGTCGACCAGTCGGGGTCGATGGCCGAGTCGGTGGTCTACTCGGCGGTGCTGGGCGCTTCGCTGGCCTCGTTGAAGTCGGTGGAGACGCGGCTGGTCGTGTTCGACACCGAGGTGGTCGACCTGACCGAGCAGCTGCGGGACCCGGTCGACCTGCTGTTCTCCACGCAGCTGGGCGGGGGCACCGACATCAACCGGGCGGTGGCCTACGGGCAGTCGCTGGTGCGGCGGCCCACGGACACGGTGATGGTGCTGATCAGCGACCTCTACGAGGGCGGGGTGGCGCGCGAGCTGCAGCGCCGGGTGCGGGAGCTGGTGAGCAGCGGGGTGACGGTCGTGGTGCTGCTCGCGTTGTCCGACAGCGGTACGCCGTCGTACGACCACGAGTTGGCGGCGCGGTTGTCGGAGCTGGGGGCGCCCGCGTTCGCGTGCACGCCGGACCGGTTCCCGGAGCTGTTGGCGACCGCGCTGCGCCGGGAGGACGTGGCCGCCTGGGCCGAGCAGAGCGGCATCCCCGTCGGCAGGTGA